The following nucleotide sequence is from Treponema pectinovorum.
TAGGAAAGTTGTTTTGCCAGAGCCATTGTTTCCGATTATTCCGATTTTTTCGCCTTTTTTAAATTTATATGAAAAATTTTTTAGGACCGGGGTAAAATTTTTCGCTCCAATTTCTTTTTCGCCAGTGTAGCCTTTTGGATAATTTTTGGAAATTGAATGCAGTTCTAGGATTTTGCCACCAAGCCTTCTGCCTTCTACTTCAAAAGTAAAGCCTTTATCTTGACTAAATTTTTCGCGGTTTATAAGTGCGTTGTCTCTTTGTATGCGTGCTTTTGCTTTTGTTCCCCGTGCTTGTGGACCTCGCATAAGCCATTCGCGTTCTACTCGCAAAACGGATTCAATGCGGCGCTCTGTGTTTTCTTCTATCTGCGCTTCTAACTCTTTTTTTTGCAAAAATGAGGAATAATTTCCTTCATAAAGTTTTAGAGTTTTTCTGTTTAATTCGTAGATGTTTTTGCATACCGCGTCCAAAAAATAGCGGTCGTGGGTTACCATTAAAACTGCACGCTTTGTTTCGTGCAAATATTTTTGCAGATATGTTATTGTCTGTATGTCTAAATGGTTTGTGGGCTCGTCTAGTAAAAGAAGTTTTGTGTCTTCTACCAAAACCTGTGCAAGTGCTACTTTTTTTAGCATTCCGCCAGAAAGAGTTTTCATCTTTCGACTCATATCTTTTATTCCGAGCGTGCTTAAAACAGAACGTACTTGAGCTTCGTAATTCCAAAGATCGCTTTTTTCCATTTCGAGCGTTAATTTTTCAAAATTTTCCTGATGCGATTTTGTAAAGCCGTTTTCCATTGCGACGCAAAGTTCTTCGTATTCGCGGATTTTTTTTAATTTTGGGCTTTGCGATTGAAATATGTGTTCTTGAATTGTGTCTTCGTTTTTAAAAACTGGATTTTGACTTAAAAAACTCACGCCACAATCTTTATTTATAACTACATTTCCTTCGTCCGCCTGCAAAATTCCTGCGATTGTAGCAAGTAGGGTTGATTTGCCGCTGCCGTTGCGACCGATTATTGCCGCCTTGTCGCCTTCTTCCATTCCAAAACTTATTCCGGAAAAAAGCGGGCTTTCTCTTCCCATTTTTGCAAGATTGTTTATTGACAAGATGTTCATTGGTTTTCCTTTATGCGTTTTGCGAGTTACGAATTTTAGTGTAGCAAATTCTATGATTTTTGTTGACATGGCAAAAAAGGGGCGGTAAGATAAAATATATTTGAATGATTGTTCAAATGTTCAAGTGTAAAATCTCTAAAATTGGAAGTTTATTTTGTAGTCAATGGAACGCAGATGTTAAAAGGAGGTTTCACAAGAGATGATAGAGGATATAGACGAAAATACCCTTATCGATTTAGGAGAACTATTTAAAATCTTTGGTGATTCTACGCGGATAAGGATTTTGTTTGCCCTTTATAATGGCGAAAAAGCAGTTGGCGAATTGGCTTTAAATCTTGGAATGACGGACAGTGCAATAAGTCATCAATTAAAAATTTTAAAAGATAATAAACTTGTGCGTGGTAGACGCGAGGGCAAACAGATTTATTACGCTTTGGACGATTCCCATGTCCTTTCTATTTTGAGCCAGGGAATAGAACACATTTCTGAAAACTAAGTTTTTTGATAGTTGGAAGTTCGCAAAAAAAACATTTTTGGAGCGAACGTTTATTCAATCTGTTATCGGAGGTAATTATGAGTGATGAAGGAATTTTTTTAGAAGTGGAAGAAGACGAAGAAGGTGAAGAAATCACTCTAAAAAAGATTTTAATTTCTCTTTTTCTTTTTGTTTTGGGGCTACTAGTTGAGCATGTTGCCTTTATAAAGGGGATGCTCACTGCTACGCCAATTTTGACTTCTTTTGATTTGCACAAGGCGATTTATCTTGCTTTGTATTTTGTAGCTTTTATAATTTCTGGAAAGGAAGTCATAAAATCTGCCATAAAAAATATTTTTAAAGGCGAAATTTTTGATGAAAAGTTTTTGATGGCTCTGGCGTCGATTGGTGCAATTTTTATCGGGCAACTTGGCGAAGCGGTTGGAATAATGCTTTTCTACAACATTGGAGAGTTTTTTCAAGATTATGCGGTGGATAAAAGTCGCGATTCAATTTCTGCACTTTTGGATATAAGACCCGATAAAGCATTTGTTTTTAGAGCGGGAAAACTTGTTGAGGTAAGGGCGGAAGATGTAAAAGTTGGTGAAATAATCGAAGTAAAGCCCGGCGAAAGAGTCAGTTTGGATTGCGTAGTTGTGGAAGGTTCTTCATTTATGGATACATCTGCTTTGACAGGCGAGAGCGTTCCGAGAATGGCGGAAGCACAGTGTGAAGTTTTGGCAGGCTTTGTAAATCAGGAAGGCGTTGTAAGGCTAAAGGTTACAAAACCTTATTCGCAAAGTGCAATAAGCAGAATTTTGGAATTAACGCAAAAGGCGACAGAAGTAAAAGCCAAGAGCGAAAAATTCATTACTAAGTTTGCAAAAGTATACACACCAATCGTCTGCATTGGAGCAGTTTTTGTTGGGCTTATAATTCCGTTTGCACTAAAAATGATTTCTTCAGAATACTTTTTTGAAATTGGCTGGAATGGCTGGATATATCGCGCTTTGATGTTTTTGGTTGTGAGCTGCCCATGTGCGCTCGTAATTTCTGTGCCACTTTCATTTTTTTCTGCGATAGGCTGTGCAAGTGCAGGCGGAATTTTGGTAAAAGGAAGCACTTTTATCGAAGCACTTTCAAAAGCACGAACTGCGGTTTTTGATAAAACTGGAACTCTAACAAAGGGAACTTTCTGCGTTACAAAAATTTTTACTCAGGCAGGTGTTAGCGAAGATGAACTTCTCGCTCTGGCTGCACATTCAGAATATTTTTCTACGCATCCAATTTCTAAATCCCTAAAGAATTCTCACTTTTTGCGAAATTCCGCATTGGGTCTGGACAACTCTTGCTGCGAGAATTGCGTAAAAGAAGATCCTTTTGAAAAAAGCGGACAGGGAATAAAGATTAACCTCGACGGAAAGGCGGTTATGGTCGGAAACGAAAAATTATTTTTGAACGAAGGTGTAGAAATTCCTAAAGATGTAACAGAAAGGTTAAAGAACGAAATTCTTGGAACTATTGTACACATTGCCCAAGATAAAAAATATTTGGGAAGCATTGTAATAAGCGATGAAATAAAAGACGATTCAAAAGATGCAATTTTGGGTCTTAAAAAAATCGGCGTAAAAGAAATTGTCATGCTAACTGGAGATGGAGCTAAAGCGGCAAATGCGATTGCTTCAAATCTTGGAATAAAAAAAGTTTTTTCATCACTCTTGCCAGAAGACAAAGCACATATCGTAAAAGGTATCATCGACGAGGGTAAGGCAAAAAAATCTTTTGGAAGTGTAATCTTTGTTGGCGATGGAATAAATGACAGCCCTGTTCTTGCTACAGCAGATGTTGGCGTTGCAATGGGTGCTTTAGGAAGCGATGCTGCAATAGAAGCGGCCGACGTTGTAATAATGGACGACAAGCCAAGCCGGCTGCCTCTTGCCATAAAGTTGAGCAAAAAAGCGATGCTTATAGTAAAAGAAAATATTGTCTTTAGCCTTTTGATAAAGGGTTTGATAATGGGGCTTGGAGCATTTGGCATTACAAATCTTTGGTTTGCAGTGTTTGGCGATGTTGGAGTTTGCTTTCTTGCTATTTTAAATTCTCTTCGAATTCAAAATGCTGGTAGTCTTTTACGCCCTGCCAGTCGCCGCCCCAAACAAAACCATACTTTGTAAAAATTTTATAGGCTAAATCCTTGCGAGTAATTTTGTGAGGAAAATCTTTTGAACGGTCTGTGTATTCTTGAGCGGTTTTTGGCTCGACATTTACTCGACCGTTCAGTTTTTTTACGTATGGATTGTAAAGAGGATTTATATCGATAGCGAGCCCTTTGCCGTGTGAAGAAATTATTTTTGTAAAAGATATAAACCTAAAGTTAAAGCAGGAACTATTGTTGTCCTGCATACTTTTTTCATCATCTGCGCCGTATTCGTCAATCAAGTGAACTTTTTCTATTTGATAGGAAGCAAGATACAGTTCCTTAAAAATGTTCAAAAGTTTATCTGCAATTTTTTTGTTGGCAACCAATTCTCCGCGTTGCGTTTCGCCACTAAAATTTTTGTGCAGAATGTGCACGTGCACCAATTCTTTGCGCGGTAGGGTACAATCTTTTTTGTAGGATTTTCCGAGCATTTTAAAAAACAGAGAATCGCTTATCTCACTCGTATAAAATTCTTTTTCGATATTCAATTCATCATCATTAATCTTTTCTAAATTTTGACAAAAGATTGGTTTAATAACTAAAAAACATGCGCACAATATCAATAATTTTTTCATTGCGTTATAATCATAACAGAATGCAAGAACTTGTTTTTAGAAAAAATGTTGAATTAAAAAAAGAGATGGAATTTTTATACAGAGGGCGGAAATTTCGTCTGGGCTATACGCTAGATGATTCTGGAAAAAATGCGATAAGCTTTGGCGAAGAAAATCTTCCTGTAAAACTTTTTTATTCTTATGGCGAACTCGTCAACAATGCAATGCTTGGAATTTCGCCACTTTCGTATTCGATAGAATCTTTGGAACTTTTAAATCCTTAAAAATTTTGCTTTGGCTTTGTGTGCTTGCAAAATCCTTATGTAAAAATTAAACTTAAAAAAAGATAATCATCAGGGATGAGGTTTATACCTGCCCGTTGTTTTTGAGAGGAAAAAATGGCTTCAATTCGTGAACGCTACGGAGAGTATTTTAAGCAGATGGCAACAATGTCGCATGCTGCTGCAAAAATTGATGCAACAAATGTTTATCAAAAAGCAAATCCACAGACAAAAAAAATAATGGATACCCTTATTTCAGAAAATATGGCAGAAGGGAGCCGTCTTGAAGGAATTGAAAATTACAAGCAATTTTTAGCTGCAATAAAGTCTGGCAAAAGCGGGCTCATACTAATGGAGCATTATGCAAATACAGATTTGCCTGGGCTTATTTGGCTTTTGGAAAATTCTGATGATGAAGATTGTCGCGAACTTGGCAAAAGAGTTGTTGCGATTGCCGGAATGAAGTTGAACGAAGCTGATCCAATGGTGCGCGCCTTTGCAGAAAGCTTTACTCGTGTTGTAATTTACCCGACACGCTCGTTGGATTCCGCTTCCGAAAAAGCAAAATCTAAGGAAGATATAGAAGCCGAAACAAAAAAAGCACGCGCTATAAATCTTGCGGCGATGCATGCAATGGATAAATGTAAGCGCAACGGCGAAGCGATTTTGGTTTTTCCGTCAGGAACTCGCTATAGACCAGGAAAACCAGAAACAAAGCGTGGCTTAAAAGAGATAGACAGTTATCTTAGAATGTTCGATGTTATGATTTTGGTTTCGATAAACGGAATGATTTTAAAATTTAATCCAGACAATATGAGCGACATGCTTGCAGATGAATGTGCTCCTGCGGTGTGCATATACAAAGCGAGTCCTGTTATTGAATGTAAGCCTTATCGAAAGGAATTTTTAGAAACTCTCCCTGCCGACTGCCCGGATCCAAAGCAGGCTATGATTGATCACGTTATGGAATATCTTGAAAAACAGCACAACGAAATAAAGGATTAAAAAAATGAAAATCCGCTCTTTTGTTATGAGCGGAAAAATTTCACATAAGTGATAAGAGGCGATGGACTTGCAAATATTTAGTCTGTCGCCTTTTTTACTAAATCACAAAATTCTTCAATTTCTTTCTGATACATTTCTATTCCCAAATTCCAAAAATCTGTTGTAGAAATATCAAAGCCTGCCAAAGCACACAGTGCTTCGCTTTTCATGCTTCCAGTATTGCTCAAAAGGTTTTTGTAAGTCTTGGCAAAAGATTCGCCCTCTTTTAAATATTTTTGATAGAGTCCTGCTGCAAAAAGTTGACCAAAAGCGTAAGGAAAATTATAAAAATCCAAATCGGTTGAATAATAATGGCTTTTTACAGCCCACATGTATTCGTGGCGTTCAGAATTTAAACCTTTGCCGTAGGATTTTTGTTGTGCATCTTTCATTAAAGTGCAAAAATCTTCTGCACTTAATTCGCCTTTTGTACGCTGTTCAAAAACGCTCTTTTCAAAATAAAATCTGCATAAAATATCCACCAAAACCTGTCCTGCATCCTGCAAGTCCATGTCTAAAAGTTGCAATTTTTCGATTTGGGAACATTCTTTTAGCATGCTCTGCTTTACGATTGTTTCTGCAAAGGTCGAAGCAGTTTCTGCGAGCGTCATTGGATAATTGAAGAAACTTGCTGGTTTTCCGCGAAGGCAATAAAAATGAAACGCATGCCCAATTTCATGAGCGAGAGTTATAACATCGCTAAATGCGCCAGTAAAGTTTGTCATTATTCTGCTTTGATGACCGAGTGCAAAATCTTCGTCGTATGCTCCGCCGACTTTACCCTGTCGAACTTCGGCATCTATCCAGTTTTCAGCAAAAACTCGCCGTGCAAAATTTCCCATTTCCTGACTAAAACTTTCGTAACGAGAAATGATATAAGTGCGAGCCTCTTTAAAAGTCCATGTTTTTGAAAGAGGAGATGCGTTTTTAGTTTCTTCCTCGCTGGTTGATTGATTTAGATTATTTTCTTGGATTTCTGCCGCATTGATTTTTTCATCTATTAATTGCGATTTGTTTGATTTATTTGCAGAAAAGTCTAGCGGTGCAAACAAGTCGTAAAATGCCAATCCCTTTGCGGTTTTGCCATTTGAATCTGTTGCAGTGCTTGCCGTGAGCGCATTCTTTTTTAGAAAAGTTGCCTTTGTCAAAAAATATTTGCGCCAAAGTGGCAGACTTTTTTCTATCGATTTTATAAGTGCGGTCAAAGTTTTTTTATCTAGCCGACTTGCAAAAAGGGAGCGATTGAGGGCTGTTTTCCATTTTCTTTTTGAATTTAAAGCTATTGTTTCGCCTTTTAAATTGTTTAAACAGGCAGCGAATGCGATTTTGTGTTGTTTTAAAAGCGCAAGTTCTTTTTCGTATGATGATTTTCTTAAAATCGGGTCTGATGAATAGGCATCGTTTCTTAAAGTGTTAAAAGTTTTGCCGCTTTCATCTTTTAAGTTTGAAATTAACTGTTCATGCAGGCGGTCCCAGGCATCTCCGCCAGTTCGCTGTAGTTTTGAGGCAAGTTCTTCTTCTTTTAAGGACATTCTGTGTTTTGTTTCTGCAATTTTTTCTTCCAGAATGAATTTGTGTTCTTTAAATTGAGGAAATCGCGTAAAAAAATCTTCCAACTTTTTTGAATTTTTTACGAGGCGAGATTTAAATTCAAAATCGATTTTTTTTAAACGCAAAGATAGTTCGTCAATAAAAGCGATGTTGTTTAAAAATGCGGTATTTGTAGTATCTACAGAATAAATTATGTAAGAATAAGCATGTAAAGTTTTTGCGAGAATCAAAACTTTTTCTTCTTGTTCAAGATAGCCTTTTAACCAGAAACTAAAGTTAAAACCGTGCGAGGTATGCAAAAGATTTTCTAAGCGTTCCATTCCAGTTGTGTAATCGTTGAGTGCTTGCTTGTATTCTGGGCTTTCGATTGAAGGAAAAATAGAATCGAGATTCCATCTTGGAGAATTCAGTTCATTCATAACAGTTTAATTTTAGCATAAAAAAACGGGTAAAAACAGGATTTTTGATATAGCGATTTACTAGTGAACATCCGTGTGTGTGCGACAACTATTGGAGTTTAATAAAAACGTCCGTGTTTTTATTAAACGGACAGTTTTTTGCAAAACTGTCGGCATTTTATTGTATGTAGCACCTCCGTGTGCGACAACGATTGGAAGGGTGAGCGCAAGCGAAAACAAAGGCACGGCTTTTTATTTTTTGCCGTGCGTTTGTTCGAAGCCGTAAGGCGTAGCCCTGCAAAGCGTGTTTTTGCGAAACGCAAGTGCAGCAAAAGTCGCCCAATTATCGAATCTAAAAATGAAAAATTTAGAGCCTATTAAAAACGAATTTTTTAATTTTAAATTCTGAAATTTTTTAGAAAAAAATTAGTCCTAAAATTCCGAGCGGAATCAAATATGCGGCAAACCATTCAAGCTTTCCGCGTTTTATCAATTTCATCAAAACAGAAAGCGAAAAATATCCAAAAACAAAGGCCGAAACAAATCCCGCTGCGACTGGCAATATACCAATCGAACTGCCTACTTGCCCTAAATCTTTTGCTTCTAAGACAAAGGCGCCTAAAATTGCCGGAATGCTCACGATAAATGAAAATTCGCCTGCGGTCGCCCTGTCTACTCCTGCAAATTGTGCGCCTGCAATCGTTGAACCAGAGCGGCTTATTCCTGGCAAAGTTCCGATTCCCTGCATTAGACCTATAAAAAGCGATTGCGGAATTGAAATTCCATTTTTTGAGATTTCGTTTGATGAAGATTTTTTCTGTTTTATTCCGCTAAAAATTAAAAGCAATGCGGTTATTAAGAATCCTATGCAGGAATAAGAAATTGGCATATCTGGAATCAATTTGCTTGTAAAAATGCCGATTATTCCTGTTACAAAAGTTGTGCATATTATCGCTACGATTGATTTTCTGCCTAAATAATCTGAGCCGGAAAGCAGGTCGGTTCCGTCGGTTATGCGATTTTCATTCCTTTTTAAAATCCAGCGGAACAGGCACACAAAAAGTTTTGCAATTTTTACTCTAAAATAGAGAATAACTGCGAGCAAAGTTGCAAGGTGAAGGATTATATCGTACAAAAGCGGAACATCCTGCAAATTAAAAAGCGTTTGTGCAAGTTTTAAATGTCCGCTTGAACTTATTGGAAGAAATTCCGCTATTCCTTGAAGAATTCCTAAAAAAATTGACTGTAAAATTGACATTTATTTCTCCTAGTTTGCGTTATTTGAATTTTGTTTTTCTATTGATTGAATCCAGTTGACGAACATTTGACTCCAACATTCTGCTGGTGTTCCTTGTGCAAGCGAAAGTCCGTGTTCACCTTGCGTAAAAAGATGATATTCAAAAGTGATTTTTGCTTTTGCAAGTGCATTTGCAAAACGCAGCGTATTTTCCGCAGGAACAGATTTGTCCTGAAGTGTGTGCCACATAAAAGTTTTTGGAAAATTTGAATTTACATTTTTTTCTAACGAGAATGCTGATTTTATCCTTTTTAAATAAGGCTCGTCGTTGATTTTCTGCTTTTGCGATTTTGTTTTTTCTATGAGATTCAGGATTTTTTCTGCTTCAGCTTCGCTAAGATTTTCTGTAAGTTTAAGAACAGAACCCTTGTGGCAAATTCGAGAATTTGTGGAAATAACTGGATAGCAAAGGCAGAGCGCATTTGGATAAATATCGTTTTGTTCAATTGTCTCGCCGTTTAAAAAGAGGTTTTTAAAAAGTGGAGTTTTCCAATATGCACCAAGCGAGGCACAAAGATGACCTCCGGCGCTAAAACCGCACAAAAATATTTTATCGTCTGCAATGTTCCATTTTTGAGCATTCTTCCGTATAAAAGCGACCGCCAATGCCAGATCCGTTAACGCTTTTATAAATGAAAAATCTTCCAAAGTATAATGCAAAACCGCAGATGAAAAACCCAAACTATTCCAGTGCTCTGCAATTATGTCCTGCTCTTTTTTCCCGTAATGATTATAGCCACCGCCGGGAACTACCAATATGAATGGATTTTTTTCTGTTGATTTTTTTTCAAGTATGAATGGAACTAAATCTGCCTTTGAAAGCGACGAGAATTCTATTTTTTCATGCAACATATTAAGATTATACAGATTGTTTAAAAAAGAAAAAGGATCACTTGAAGGAGGAGAAAAAGTGACCCTTTTGTAAAACTTTATTACTTTGTTTAACTTGGCAATAAGATATACTATTGCAGTTTTTTTATCAATAAAAATTGTGCGAAAAATTGCGAAAATATTTGCGATAACATATTTTTTTATGAAAACGATTGAATATTCTGCGGTTATTTGCATAAAATTTGTTATTGTATAGATGTGAGGTTTGATATGAAAAAAATTGGAATAATCGGGGCAATGCAGATAGAAATAAATCATTTAAAAGATTTGATGCTTTCTGGTGGCGAGGCAAAAAAAACAGTTGAAGGCGGACTCGAGTTTTATTCTGGGCATATAGGAAAAAATGAATGCGTCGTAGTTAGATGTGGAGTTGGAAAAGTAAATGCAGCTTTGTGCGCACAAAGATTGATTTTGGGATTTGGTTGTACTCACATAATAAATACAGGAATTGCTGGTGCAATAAAAAGTGGGCTTGGAATTTTGGATTTTGTAGTTTCAAGCGATGCAGTTTATCACGATATGGACGCAACTGGTTTTGGATACAAAATTGGTCAAATTCCGCAGATGGATGTTTATTCATTTTTGGCAGATGAAAAAATGATTCAAACTGTAAAAAAATCCTTTGATGGAATGGACGAATTTGCTAATCATCATCTTATAGAAGGTCGTATTGCAACAGGCGATCAATTTATATCAGATAAGCAGAAAAAAGAAAAAATTGTGCGTGATGTTGAACCTGCTTGCGTTGAAATGGAAGGCTGTGCTATAGCGCATGCTTGTTTTTTGAATAAAATTCCGTTTGTCATAATACGCTGCATGAGCGATATGGCAGATGATTTGAGTTCAAATGGTTACGAATTTAACGAGAGCATTGCCGCAGACTTGAGTTCGCGTCTTGTTGAAAAAGTTATCAAAGAAATATAAAATCTCTTAAATCTTTGGAGAAATTTATCTTGCCGGAACTAAAAAAATACAATGTAGACAGTTTTAATCTTGACCACAGGCTTGTAAAAGCACCTTATATTCGCATTGCTGCAAAAAAGCAGGGTGCAAAAGGCGATTGGGTTACGAAATTTGATGTTAGAGTATGCCAGCCAAACAAAGAATTTATGGGGACTGGTGCAATTCATGCCATGGAGCACATAATTGCAGAATATCTGAGAGATGAAATTGAAACTGTTATAGATTTTAGCCCGATGGGTTGCAGAACAGGATTTTATCTTACAGTTTGGGGCGATGTAAAAGAAGAAGATATTGTTGCTCCTTTGTTAAAAGTTTTTGAAAAAGTTGCCAACTGGCAGTCAGAAATTCCTGCTGCAAACGAAATCCAATGTGGAAACTATCGCGACATGGATTTGGATGGTGCAAGAAAATTTGCTCGACAGTGGATTGAAGGAATTTCAAAAA
It contains:
- a CDS encoding alpha/beta hydrolase: MLHEKIEFSSLSKADLVPFILEKKSTEKNPFILVVPGGGYNHYGKKEQDIIAEHWNSLGFSSAVLHYTLEDFSFIKALTDLALAVAFIRKNAQKWNIADDKIFLCGFSAGGHLCASLGAYWKTPLFKNLFLNGETIEQNDIYPNALCLCYPVISTNSRICHKGSVLKLTENLSEAEAEKILNLIEKTKSQKQKINDEPYLKRIKSAFSLEKNVNSNFPKTFMWHTLQDKSVPAENTLRFANALAKAKITFEYHLFTQGEHGLSLAQGTPAECWSQMFVNWIQSIEKQNSNNAN
- a CDS encoding ABC-F family ATP-binding cassette domain-containing protein encodes the protein MNILSINNLAKMGRESPLFSGISFGMEEGDKAAIIGRNGSGKSTLLATIAGILQADEGNVVINKDCGVSFLSQNPVFKNEDTIQEHIFQSQSPKLKKIREYEELCVAMENGFTKSHQENFEKLTLEMEKSDLWNYEAQVRSVLSTLGIKDMSRKMKTLSGGMLKKVALAQVLVEDTKLLLLDEPTNHLDIQTITYLQKYLHETKRAVLMVTHDRYFLDAVCKNIYELNRKTLKLYEGNYSSFLQKKELEAQIEENTERRIESVLRVEREWLMRGPQARGTKAKARIQRDNALINREKFSQDKGFTFEVEGRRLGGKILELHSISKNYPKGYTGEKEIGAKNFTPVLKNFSYKFKKGEKIGIIGNNGSGKTTFLNIITGKLASDSGSVEKGENTFIGYYEQNPTFSDLSLTVLDYIKEVAEVVHRNNGKDLSASQFLKEFGFEGKIQHSMLSTLSGGERKRVFLVRLLISNPNFLVLDEPTNDFDIFTMNILEQFLLEYSGCLLIVSHDRYFMDKIADTLFIMEDDGSVSGFVGKCSEYLELKKKEGEALQAQKKEVSPCAPTSLVATPSAEDTPATPPLQTKPRKRTFKEQKEFELLEEQILNDEEKKKELENLMASQNYEVSRKAGEEYTTIEKRLQTSYERWSELAELS
- a CDS encoding ArsR/SmtB family transcription factor encodes the protein MIEDIDENTLIDLGELFKIFGDSTRIRILFALYNGEKAVGELALNLGMTDSAISHQLKILKDNKLVRGRREGKQIYYALDDSHVLSILSQGIEHISEN
- a CDS encoding undecaprenyl-diphosphate phosphatase — translated: MSILQSIFLGILQGIAEFLPISSSGHLKLAQTLFNLQDVPLLYDIILHLATLLAVILYFRVKIAKLFVCLFRWILKRNENRITDGTDLLSGSDYLGRKSIVAIICTTFVTGIIGIFTSKLIPDMPISYSCIGFLITALLLIFSGIKQKKSSSNEISKNGISIPQSLFIGLMQGIGTLPGISRSGSTIAGAQFAGVDRATAGEFSFIVSIPAILGAFVLEAKDLGQVGSSIGILPVAAGFVSAFVFGYFSLSVLMKLIKRGKLEWFAAYLIPLGILGLIFF
- a CDS encoding heavy metal translocating P-type ATPase, with the translated sequence MSDEGIFLEVEEDEEGEEITLKKILISLFLFVLGLLVEHVAFIKGMLTATPILTSFDLHKAIYLALYFVAFIISGKEVIKSAIKNIFKGEIFDEKFLMALASIGAIFIGQLGEAVGIMLFYNIGEFFQDYAVDKSRDSISALLDIRPDKAFVFRAGKLVEVRAEDVKVGEIIEVKPGERVSLDCVVVEGSSFMDTSALTGESVPRMAEAQCEVLAGFVNQEGVVRLKVTKPYSQSAISRILELTQKATEVKAKSEKFITKFAKVYTPIVCIGAVFVGLIIPFALKMISSEYFFEIGWNGWIYRALMFLVVSCPCALVISVPLSFFSAIGCASAGGILVKGSTFIEALSKARTAVFDKTGTLTKGTFCVTKIFTQAGVSEDELLALAAHSEYFSTHPISKSLKNSHFLRNSALGLDNSCCENCVKEDPFEKSGQGIKINLDGKAVMVGNEKLFLNEGVEIPKDVTERLKNEILGTIVHIAQDKKYLGSIVISDEIKDDSKDAILGLKKIGVKEIVMLTGDGAKAANAIASNLGIKKVFSSLLPEDKAHIVKGIIDEGKAKKSFGSVIFVGDGINDSPVLATADVGVAMGALGSDAAIEAADVVIMDDKPSRLPLAIKLSKKAMLIVKENIVFSLLIKGLIMGLGAFGITNLWFAVFGDVGVCFLAILNSLRIQNAGSLLRPASRRPKQNHTL
- a CDS encoding S-ribosylhomocysteine lyase, which produces MPELKKYNVDSFNLDHRLVKAPYIRIAAKKQGAKGDWVTKFDVRVCQPNKEFMGTGAIHAMEHIIAEYLRDEIETVIDFSPMGCRTGFYLTVWGDVKEEDIVAPLLKVFEKVANWQSEIPAANEIQCGNYRDMDLDGARKFARQWIEGISKKGWKPF
- a CDS encoding 1-acyl-sn-glycerol-3-phosphate acyltransferase, with the translated sequence MASIRERYGEYFKQMATMSHAAAKIDATNVYQKANPQTKKIMDTLISENMAEGSRLEGIENYKQFLAAIKSGKSGLILMEHYANTDLPGLIWLLENSDDEDCRELGKRVVAIAGMKLNEADPMVRAFAESFTRVVIYPTRSLDSASEKAKSKEDIEAETKKARAINLAAMHAMDKCKRNGEAILVFPSGTRYRPGKPETKRGLKEIDSYLRMFDVMILVSINGMILKFNPDNMSDMLADECAPAVCIYKASPVIECKPYRKEFLETLPADCPDPKQAMIDHVMEYLEKQHNEIKD
- a CDS encoding M3 family oligoendopeptidase, encoding MNELNSPRWNLDSIFPSIESPEYKQALNDYTTGMERLENLLHTSHGFNFSFWLKGYLEQEEKVLILAKTLHAYSYIIYSVDTTNTAFLNNIAFIDELSLRLKKIDFEFKSRLVKNSKKLEDFFTRFPQFKEHKFILEEKIAETKHRMSLKEEELASKLQRTGGDAWDRLHEQLISNLKDESGKTFNTLRNDAYSSDPILRKSSYEKELALLKQHKIAFAACLNNLKGETIALNSKRKWKTALNRSLFASRLDKKTLTALIKSIEKSLPLWRKYFLTKATFLKKNALTASTATDSNGKTAKGLAFYDLFAPLDFSANKSNKSQLIDEKINAAEIQENNLNQSTSEEETKNASPLSKTWTFKEARTYIISRYESFSQEMGNFARRVFAENWIDAEVRQGKVGGAYDEDFALGHQSRIMTNFTGAFSDVITLAHEIGHAFHFYCLRGKPASFFNYPMTLAETASTFAETIVKQSMLKECSQIEKLQLLDMDLQDAGQVLVDILCRFYFEKSVFEQRTKGELSAEDFCTLMKDAQQKSYGKGLNSERHEYMWAVKSHYYSTDLDFYNFPYAFGQLFAAGLYQKYLKEGESFAKTYKNLLSNTGSMKSEALCALAGFDISTTDFWNLGIEMYQKEIEEFCDLVKKATD
- a CDS encoding 5'-methylthioadenosine/adenosylhomocysteine nucleosidase, encoding MKKIGIIGAMQIEINHLKDLMLSGGEAKKTVEGGLEFYSGHIGKNECVVVRCGVGKVNAALCAQRLILGFGCTHIINTGIAGAIKSGLGILDFVVSSDAVYHDMDATGFGYKIGQIPQMDVYSFLADEKMIQTVKKSFDGMDEFANHHLIEGRIATGDQFISDKQKKEKIVRDVEPACVEMEGCAIAHACFLNKIPFVIIRCMSDMADDLSSNGYEFNESIAADLSSRLVEKVIKEI
- a CDS encoding M15 family metallopeptidase, with the translated sequence MKKLLILCACFLVIKPIFCQNLEKINDDELNIEKEFYTSEISDSLFFKMLGKSYKKDCTLPRKELVHVHILHKNFSGETQRGELVANKKIADKLLNIFKELYLASYQIEKVHLIDEYGADDEKSMQDNNSSCFNFRFISFTKIISSHGKGLAIDINPLYNPYVKKLNGRVNVEPKTAQEYTDRSKDFPHKITRKDLAYKIFTKYGFVWGGDWQGVKDYQHFEFEENLK